DNA from Thermodesulfatator atlanticus DSM 21156:
TTCTGCCTAAAAGGCCTTTTACCTTTGAAATCTATGTCACCAAGGCCGAAGAAAAAAATCTTTTTGAAAAGGCCCTGGAAATAAAAAAAGCCTGGCTTAAGCTCCTTACCAAAGAAGCAAAAGCCCGGCTTAAATACTGGGATAACCATCCACCAGTTCATCTGCGCCTTGAGCTTGAGGCCAAAAAAGAAGGTTCTTTCCTATTGGTTAACCCTCAAAAGGGCCTTGGTGGCTTTCCGCCAGGTGCCTTTTCCGAGAAAGTATTGGTACTTTTTTCTGGAGGGCCTGATTCTTTGCTTGCGGCCTGTTTGATGCTAAGACGCGGACTAAACGTCTCGCTTATCTATTTTGACGATGGTGAAAAAGAAAGAGCCGCCAAGGTACGTGAAATAGCCTCAGGGCTTTCTTATCTTTTTCCTGATACAAAAGTCGAACTTTTCAGCGTAAAATACCGCAATTTTCTTGATTTTTTAGTCCAAAAGGCCCCTTTGCGGGAAAGATGCTTTTTATGCAAGCGCTTAATGCTTAAGCTTGCGGAACGCCTTGCCCACAAAGAAAAATGCAAGGCCCTGGTTACCGGAGACATACTGGAGGAACAGGCAAGCCAGACTCTTCCTGCCCTTAATTTTGTGGCAGAAGAGATCTCCCCTCTTCGGCCGCTGCTTGGCTTTACCAAAGAAGAGGTCTATGAAGAGCTTACCCGTTTTGGCCTGCGCGATCTGGCAGAAATGAAACTGCCCCCCTGCCCTTTTGCTCCTAAAAGGCCGCATACCATTCCTCAAATAAGCCCTAAGGCCTTGCAAAAAATCATGAAACAAGCCATGAAACTACCTTTTCAGGTCAAACGGATTTCAATTCTTTATCAAGACAGGATTTTTAGCTGATAATTTCGCTTAGATTGTGCTAAATTAAAAGCAAACCAAAAATTGGGAGTGAAGTATGATTATTGAAGTTGCCCGCCGCTTAACACGTTTCTCTTGGGACGAGGAAATCCACCGTCGTGTAGATTACCCAGAAGAAGATTTATTTCTTGAAGTTTATACTAATGAGAATTGCATTCTTTCGCGCAAGGTAAACTTTCTTAACCAGACAGAAGAAGTTTTGGCCCCGGGCACATATCAGGCAAAGCTCTTACGCAAGAAAAAGCCGCTTCTTAAGCTTACTTCTTGTTTCCACTACACCCCAAAAGTTGTTCTTGTTTCAGAAAACGAAAGGCGTCATCACCTCAGCATCTCAGAAATAGACTGGGAAAACATAAGGCGAGAAATCGAAATTGGAAAAGGGCTTCACTTTGGGAAGGATACCTCGGTTTTTCTGCGTATTTTGCGTTACGAGGATCCTGAAACCAACTTTCCCCTTGAGGAGTGGCAGCGCGCGGACTTCAAAGACTACTTTTTGGTGCTTGGTGCGTTGCGCGCCCTTGAATTCCACGTTTGCGACCAAAAAGGCCAGAAAAGCCTCAAAAAAATACTGCGCGTTGAAGTCCTGCCTCAGGAAACCGTAGCTATCCTTTCTGAAGAGTCTTTTAAAGTTAAAGAAGTAACGGGCATTTTCCTAGCACGCCAGGTTATTGAACCAGACCAGGTAAATCTCAAAGTTTACTGGGACTTTACAGATTCTTTCTGGGAAGATTTATCCCGCAAGCTCCTTGAACCCAGAAAGCTTACCTGGAATGACGTAGAGGTCCGCCTTGAAGTCTATGCCCGAAAAAAAGAAGAAAACGAATTTTCCCTTTTTCGCCCGGAAGAAAAACGAAACATTGGCCTTGCCAAAGACTGGATTATCAACGCGGTACCTGACGATACTTACTTCCTGGCAAAGCTCG
Protein-coding regions in this window:
- a CDS encoding tRNA sulfurtransferase; translation: MAEKRFLLSPSGEISVKKPATRNFLLKKLEESLKTRLKSLGYCFAFEAFSSPRFLVSGETKLKECLLTHGGVGKIGEFYPFDENLDVKSLLPKRPFTFEIYVTKAEEKNLFEKALEIKKAWLKLLTKEAKARLKYWDNHPPVHLRLELEAKKEGSFLLVNPQKGLGGFPPGAFSEKVLVLFSGGPDSLLAACLMLRRGLNVSLIYFDDGEKERAAKVREIASGLSYLFPDTKVELFSVKYRNFLDFLVQKAPLRERCFLCKRLMLKLAERLAHKEKCKALVTGDILEEQASQTLPALNFVAEEISPLRPLLGFTKEEVYEELTRFGLRDLAEMKLPPCPFAPKRPHTIPQISPKALQKIMKQAMKLPFQVKRISILYQDRIFS